The Apis mellifera strain DH4 linkage group LG13, Amel_HAv3.1, whole genome shotgun sequence genome includes a region encoding these proteins:
- the LOC100576851 gene encoding ornithine decarboxylase antizyme 1, protein RWVWGLCGGPDVPHAALSVSTVNTESHGVGIKQSQLSVSSHIVQEDELLKAVRNSESLRLTFTLHLTESTSVEWETVVWRRCLYIRVPSCLLPEGSKEGFVSLLEYAEETLRCINIIICLRKDRADRAMLVRTFMFLGFSVLPPTHSLVPPGSDAGNLYMLYAIE, encoded by the exons CGTTGGGTGTGGGGCCTCTGTGGTGGTCCTGATGTGCCCCATGCCGCATTGTCTGTATCTACAGTCAACACAGAGAGCCACGGCGTGGGGATCAAGCAGAGTCAGCTCTCTGTGAGCTCCCATATTGTACAA gagGATGAATTATTGAAAGCTGTACGAAATAGCGAATCATTGCGCTTAACTTTTACTTTGCATTTGACGGAAAGCACATCTGTCGAATGGGAAACAGTAGTATGGCGTCGTTGTCTTTATATTCGCGTGCCAAGCTGCCTTTTACCTGAAGGTTCAAAAGAAGGCTTCGTTTCTCTCCTGGAGTATGCTGAAGAAACATTACGATGTATAAATATCATCATTTGTCTGCGTAAAGACAGAGCGGATCGAG CAATGCTGGTTCGTACCTTCATGTTTTTGGGCTTCAGTGTTCTACCGCCGACTCACTCCTTGGTACCACCAGGCAGTGATGCTGGCAATCTCTACATGCTCTATGCCATCGAGTAG